In a single window of the Bacillus clarus genome:
- the sipW gene encoding signal peptidase I SipW, producing MKLVWKIISNIISFVLFTVMVCLAFVVISSKASGGDPTLMGYQFKTVLSGSMEPTFLTGSVIAIEPTKDGSKYQKGDVITFKEKDNKIITHRIIGVKDINGKVMYETKGDNNNGPDLEPVLAGNVVGKYANITVPYVGYLLNYANSKAGAALLLIIPGVFLLGYSAVSIFSAMRSIDDDKKNKSSKAEQSV from the coding sequence ATGAAATTAGTTTGGAAAATAATTAGTAATATCATTTCATTTGTTTTATTTACAGTAATGGTTTGTTTAGCATTTGTTGTAATTTCATCAAAAGCCAGTGGCGGAGATCCTACTTTGATGGGATATCAATTTAAAACAGTATTATCTGGGTCAATGGAACCAACTTTTTTAACGGGATCAGTAATTGCGATAGAACCAACTAAAGATGGTTCTAAATATCAAAAAGGTGATGTTATTACATTTAAAGAGAAAGATAACAAAATTATCACTCACCGTATTATCGGTGTGAAAGATATAAATGGAAAAGTAATGTATGAAACGAAAGGTGATAACAATAACGGACCAGATTTAGAGCCAGTACTTGCAGGTAATGTAGTTGGGAAATACGCAAACATAACGGTTCCATATGTTGGATATCTACTGAATTACGCAAATTCTAAAGCTGGAGCAGCATTGCTTCTTATCATTCCAGGAGTGTTTTTACTTGGTTATTCTGCGGTATCCATTTTTAGTGCTATGCGCAGTATCGATGATGACAAGAAAAATAAATCTTCTAAAGCAGAACAATCCGTATAG
- a CDS encoding CalY family protein gives MTLKKKLGMGIASAVLGASLIGGGTFAFFSDKEVSNNTFAAGTLDLVANPTTVVDVSNLKPGDTIKRDFKLENKGSLDIKKVLLKTDYSVEDAKKDNKDDFGKHIKVTFLKNVDKHETIVKQTTLDKLKGDTLTAVDNDLSAWFWDEKGISAGKSDKFTVKFEFVDNGKDQNEFQGDKLQLKWTFDAQQTDGTER, from the coding sequence ATGACTTTAAAGAAAAAATTAGGAATGGGAATTGCATCAGCAGTATTAGGAGCATCATTAATTGGCGGAGGAACATTTGCATTTTTTAGCGACAAAGAAGTATCAAACAATACATTTGCGGCCGGTACATTGGATTTAGTAGCAAATCCAACGACAGTTGTTGATGTATCGAATTTAAAACCTGGTGATACAATTAAAAGAGATTTCAAATTAGAGAATAAAGGCTCTTTAGATATTAAAAAAGTTCTATTGAAAACAGATTACAGTGTAGAAGATGCGAAGAAAGATAATAAAGATGATTTTGGTAAACATATTAAAGTAACATTCTTAAAAAATGTCGATAAACATGAGACGATTGTTAAGCAAACTACATTAGATAAATTGAAGGGTGACACACTTACAGCGGTAGATAATGATTTATCCGCTTGGTTCTGGGATGAAAAAGGTATTTCCGCAGGTAAGTCTGATAAATTTACCGTGAAATTTGAGTTTGTTGATAATGGCAAAGATCAAAATGAATTCCAAGGTGATAAATTACAATTAAAATGGACGTTTGATGCACAGCAAACAGATGGTACAGAAAGATAA
- the calY gene encoding biofilm matrix protein CalY, with translation MSLKKKLGMGVASAALGLSLIGGGTFAFFSDKEVSNNTFAAGTLDLTLDPKTIVDIKDLKPGDSVKKEFLLKNSGTLAIKDVKLATKYNVKDAKGDNAGADFGEHIKVKFIWNWDKQSEPVYETTLAELQKKDPDVLAKDIFAPEWGEKGGLEAGTEDYLWVQFVFEDNGKDQNVFQGDSLNLEWTFNASQQDGEEK, from the coding sequence GTGAGTTTAAAGAAAAAATTAGGTATGGGAGTAGCATCAGCGGCGTTAGGATTATCTTTAATTGGTGGAGGAACATTTGCTTTCTTTAGTGACAAAGAAGTATCGAACAATACGTTCGCAGCTGGTACATTAGATCTTACTTTAGATCCTAAAACAATTGTAGATATTAAAGACTTAAAACCAGGGGATTCTGTTAAGAAAGAGTTCTTATTAAAGAACAGCGGGACGCTAGCGATTAAAGATGTTAAATTAGCGACGAAATATAATGTGAAAGATGCAAAAGGCGATAATGCTGGCGCAGATTTTGGTGAGCATATTAAAGTGAAATTCATTTGGAACTGGGATAAACAAAGTGAGCCTGTATATGAAACAACTTTAGCAGAATTACAAAAGAAAGATCCAGATGTATTAGCAAAAGACATTTTCGCTCCTGAGTGGGGAGAAAAAGGTGGCTTAGAAGCTGGTACGGAGGACTACCTATGGGTACAATTTGTATTCGAAGATAATGGTAAAGATCAAAATGTATTCCAAGGCGATTCATTAAATCTAGAATGGACATTTAATGCAAGCCAACAAGACGGAGAAGAAAAATAG
- a CDS encoding helix-turn-helix domain-containing protein: MIGERIKRLRLQRGISLTELAEKAGVAKSYISSIERNLQKNPSIQFLEKIAAVLQVPVDTLLHDETTSENQLDSEWTHLVKEAMNSGVSKEQFREFLKFTQWKKNQK; the protein is encoded by the coding sequence ATGATTGGAGAACGTATAAAACGCCTTCGTTTACAAAGGGGAATTTCTTTAACAGAACTCGCCGAAAAAGCTGGGGTTGCAAAATCTTATATTAGTTCTATTGAACGTAATTTACAAAAGAATCCTTCTATTCAATTCCTAGAAAAAATCGCAGCAGTTCTACAAGTTCCAGTTGATACTCTCCTTCACGACGAAACGACAAGTGAAAACCAATTAGATTCAGAATGGACACATCTTGTTAAAGAAGCGATGAACTCTGGTGTCTCAAAAGAACAATTCCGTGAATTTCTCAAATTTACACAATGGAAGAAAAATCAAAAATAA
- a CDS encoding DUF4047 domain-containing protein, translating into MLKTPHKLKKMLILPCMCSITFYLGSQVMTYTEAAFVHETKVQGTISTAVIFPKTIDTLMKEAEEHRQFIFHEYEEMNTKLVVDSVGGIEQAINVWKQGREKIVSERDALQKVYIALEDPYKQIKENLKSNNDESTQQLFSIVSEGLSTVKGICEDTDKQINLQKIDEKIRILEQSLQHEITKQANEVAKQKEVEEQQKLEQQKQLQEAERNKEKAEKELSQHNSAIIEQKKLQEIEQKKEKTHEELPTSSNATVEENKK; encoded by the coding sequence ATGTTAAAAACACCTCACAAATTAAAAAAGATGCTTATATTACCGTGTATGTGCTCAATCACTTTTTATTTAGGTTCTCAAGTCATGACGTATACAGAAGCTGCTTTCGTTCATGAAACGAAGGTTCAAGGCACTATTTCTACAGCAGTTATATTTCCAAAAACGATTGATACATTGATGAAGGAAGCTGAGGAACATAGACAGTTTATTTTCCATGAATATGAAGAGATGAATACTAAGTTAGTAGTTGATTCCGTTGGAGGAATAGAACAGGCAATCAATGTATGGAAGCAGGGGCGTGAGAAGATTGTTTCTGAGCGTGATGCGTTACAAAAAGTGTATATTGCATTAGAAGATCCATACAAACAAATAAAAGAAAACTTAAAGAGTAATAATGATGAATCTACTCAGCAATTGTTTTCCATTGTAAGTGAAGGATTAAGTACAGTTAAGGGGATTTGTGAGGATACAGACAAGCAAATAAATTTGCAAAAAATTGATGAGAAAATTCGAATACTGGAGCAATCGCTACAGCATGAAATAACAAAGCAAGCAAATGAAGTTGCGAAACAAAAAGAAGTAGAAGAACAACAAAAATTGGAGCAGCAAAAACAACTTCAAGAGGCGGAGCGAAATAAGGAGAAAGCTGAAAAAGAACTTTCTCAACATAATAGTGCTATTATAGAGCAAAAGAAACTACAAGAGATAGAACAAAAGAAGGAAAAGACTCATGAAGAATTACCGACGAGTAGTAATGCTACTGTAGAAGAAAATAAAAAATAG
- a CDS encoding aldehyde dehydrogenase, with protein MNITSIVNEQKAYFYKGHTKSVETRKKNLQKLYDGIQRFEIDIFQALKLDLNKSNHEAFTTEIGYVLKEISFQIKHISSWSKPKRVRTALTHFGSKGKVVPEPYGVTLIIAPWNYPFQLAIAPLVGALAAGNTVVLKPSELTPNVSKLLARMLGELFQAELVSVVEGGIEESTTLLTEPFDYIFFTGSVGVGKVVMEAAAKKLTPLTLELGGKSPCIVHKDAKLDVTARRIVWGKFLNAGQTCVAPDYMYVHSSVKEQLIEAIRTEIAQQYGEKPLQNENYVRIVSQRHFERLCNFLRDGNAVIGGNYNEETLHIEPTVLTNVTWQDSIMEDEIFGPILPIIEYETIEDVIGMIQQHPKPLALYVFSENREVQENVTSNISYGGGCINDAVYHLATPYLPFGGVGSSGLGSYHGEQSFRTFSHYKSILSQSTAFDMKIRYSSTKSALKFIRKLLK; from the coding sequence ATGAATATCACCTCTATTGTAAATGAACAAAAGGCATATTTTTATAAAGGACATACAAAGAGTGTAGAAACAAGAAAGAAAAATTTACAGAAATTATATGATGGGATTCAACGTTTTGAGATTGATATTTTCCAAGCTTTGAAATTAGATTTGAACAAATCAAATCATGAAGCTTTTACGACGGAGATTGGATATGTACTAAAGGAAATTTCATTTCAAATTAAGCATATTTCATCATGGAGTAAGCCGAAACGTGTTCGGACAGCTCTTACTCATTTTGGATCGAAAGGGAAAGTCGTTCCAGAACCTTACGGTGTGACGCTTATTATCGCTCCTTGGAACTATCCGTTCCAATTAGCAATTGCGCCGCTCGTAGGGGCTTTAGCAGCTGGGAATACAGTTGTTTTAAAACCATCTGAATTAACGCCGAACGTTTCAAAGCTTCTTGCGAGAATGCTCGGGGAGTTATTTCAGGCAGAACTTGTTTCAGTAGTGGAAGGTGGTATTGAAGAGAGTACAACCTTGTTAACAGAACCATTTGATTATATTTTCTTTACAGGCAGTGTTGGTGTTGGAAAAGTTGTGATGGAAGCAGCGGCGAAAAAGTTGACTCCTCTTACGTTAGAACTTGGCGGAAAAAGTCCGTGTATTGTTCATAAAGATGCAAAATTAGATGTAACAGCAAGGCGTATTGTTTGGGGGAAATTTTTGAATGCTGGACAGACGTGTGTAGCACCTGATTATATGTACGTGCATTCTTCAGTGAAAGAACAATTAATAGAAGCGATACGGACTGAAATTGCGCAGCAGTATGGAGAAAAGCCACTACAAAATGAAAATTACGTAAGAATTGTTAGTCAGCGCCACTTTGAAAGATTATGTAATTTTTTACGTGATGGAAATGCTGTAATTGGCGGAAATTATAATGAAGAAACGCTGCACATTGAGCCAACGGTTTTAACAAATGTTACATGGCAAGATTCTATTATGGAAGATGAGATTTTTGGTCCGATTTTACCAATTATCGAGTATGAAACAATAGAAGATGTCATAGGAATGATTCAGCAACATCCGAAACCGTTAGCTTTGTACGTATTTTCAGAGAATAGAGAAGTGCAGGAAAACGTTACGAGCAACATTTCATATGGCGGGGGATGTATTAATGATGCTGTATATCATCTTGCTACCCCATATTTACCTTTTGGGGGCGTTGGGAGCAGTGGGTTAGGTAGTTATCATGGCGAACAAAGTTTTCGAACTTTTTCCCATTATAAAAGCATTTTGTCCCAATCTACAGCATTCGATATGAAAATTCGTTACTCTTCTACAAAAAGTGCTTTAAAATTTATACGAAAGTTGTTAAAATGA
- a CDS encoding anti-repressor SinI family protein, protein MYKDKADLLDQEWVDLILEALDAGITIQDIEHFFQRMKQPAQS, encoded by the coding sequence TTGTACAAAGATAAGGCGGACTTACTAGATCAAGAATGGGTTGATTTAATTCTCGAAGCACTAGATGCCGGAATTACCATTCAGGACATTGAACACTTTTTCCAACGTATGAAACAGCCTGCTCAGTCGTAA
- a CDS encoding immune inhibitor A domain-containing protein — MKKKPFKVLSTLALTAILGCSFGFGSQSVYAETPDKSTATSPVDDHLIPEERLANALKKRGVIDSSASSEETKNAVEKYVEKKKGENPGKEEANGDQLTKEASDFLKKVKDAKADTKEKLDQPANGTGAGTGPVRGALNGKVPTSPAKQKGYNGEVRKDKVLVLLVEYADFKHNNIDKEPGYMYSKDFNQQHYEKMLFGDEPFTLDDGSQIETFKKYYEEQSGGSYTVDGTVTKWLTVPGKAADYGADAGTGHDNKGPKGPRDLVKDALKAAVDSGVDISQYDQFDQYDYDQDGNKNEPDGIIDHLMVIHAGVGQEAGGGKLGDDAIWSHRWTVGSRPFQIEGTQAKVPYWGGKMAAYDYTIEPEDGAVGVFAHEYGHDLGLPDEYDTQYSGSGEPVEAWSIMSGGSWAGKIAGTTPTSLSPQNKEFFQKTIGGNWANIVEVDYNKLNKGIGFATYLDQSVTKSERPGLLRVNLPDKEVKTIEPAFGKKFYYSTKGDDLHTTMESPVFDLTNATTAKFDYKSLYEIEAGYDFLEVHAVTEDGQKTLIERLGEKANNKNADTTNGKWIDKSYDLSQFKGKKVKLTFEYITDGGLALNGFTLDNASLTVDGNVVFSDDAEGAPQFKLNGFAVSNGTETKKHNYYVEWRNYAGSDNALKFARGPVYNTGMVVWYADSSYTDNWVGVHPGYGFLGVVDSHPEAIAGTLNGKPTFKNSTRFQIADAAFSFDKTPAWKVVSPTRGTFVYDGLPGVPKFDDSKTYMNQQIPDAGRILPKLGLKFEVVGQADDNSAGAVRLYR, encoded by the coding sequence ATGAAAAAGAAACCGTTTAAAGTGTTATCCACATTGGCTTTGACAGCTATCCTGGGTTGCTCATTCGGATTTGGAAGTCAGTCGGTTTATGCGGAAACGCCTGATAAATCGACAGCTACAAGCCCAGTCGATGATCATTTAATTCCAGAAGAGCGATTAGCAAATGCTCTAAAAAAACGTGGGGTAATTGATTCATCGGCTTCAAGTGAAGAAACGAAGAACGCTGTTGAAAAGTACGTAGAGAAGAAAAAGGGAGAAAATCCTGGGAAAGAAGAGGCAAATGGGGACCAGCTTACGAAAGAAGCATCTGACTTTTTAAAGAAAGTAAAAGACGCGAAAGCTGATACGAAAGAAAAATTAGACCAACCAGCGAATGGTACTGGGGCAGGGACAGGCCCAGTTAGAGGCGCTTTAAATGGTAAAGTACCAACTTCTCCAGCGAAGCAAAAAGGATATAACGGTGAAGTTCGTAAAGACAAAGTACTTGTTTTACTTGTAGAGTACGCTGATTTTAAACATAATAATATTGATAAAGAGCCTGGTTACATGTATTCAAAAGATTTTAATCAACAGCATTATGAAAAAATGTTGTTTGGTGACGAACCATTTACATTAGATGATGGAAGTCAAATTGAAACATTTAAAAAATATTACGAAGAGCAATCTGGTGGTAGTTACACAGTAGATGGAACAGTTACAAAGTGGTTAACAGTTCCAGGTAAAGCAGCTGATTACGGTGCAGATGCTGGGACGGGTCATGATAATAAAGGACCAAAAGGCCCTCGCGATCTAGTAAAAGATGCATTAAAAGCAGCTGTAGATAGTGGGGTTGATATATCACAGTATGATCAATTCGATCAGTATGATTACGATCAAGATGGAAATAAAAATGAACCAGATGGTATCATCGATCATTTAATGGTTATCCATGCTGGTGTTGGCCAAGAAGCTGGCGGCGGTAAATTAGGTGACGATGCAATTTGGTCACATAGATGGACAGTCGGTTCAAGACCATTCCAAATTGAAGGTACACAAGCGAAAGTACCATATTGGGGCGGTAAAATGGCTGCATATGATTACACAATTGAACCAGAAGATGGGGCTGTTGGTGTATTCGCACATGAGTATGGTCATGATTTAGGTCTTCCAGACGAATATGATACACAGTATAGTGGTTCTGGTGAGCCGGTTGAAGCTTGGTCTATTATGAGTGGTGGTAGCTGGGCTGGTAAAATTGCTGGAACAACGCCGACAAGTCTTTCACCACAAAATAAAGAGTTCTTCCAAAAAACAATCGGTGGAAACTGGGCGAATATTGTAGAAGTAGACTACAATAAATTAAATAAAGGTATCGGTTTCGCAACATATTTAGATCAAAGTGTTACGAAATCGGAAAGACCAGGCCTGCTTCGTGTGAATTTACCAGATAAAGAAGTAAAAACAATTGAGCCTGCGTTTGGTAAGAAATTCTACTACAGCACAAAAGGTGATGACCTTCATACAACAATGGAATCTCCTGTATTTGATTTAACAAATGCAACGACTGCAAAATTTGATTACAAGTCATTGTACGAAATTGAAGCTGGTTATGATTTCCTTGAGGTACACGCTGTAACAGAAGATGGTCAAAAAACGTTAATTGAAAGACTTGGTGAGAAAGCAAATAATAAAAATGCAGACACGACAAATGGAAAATGGATTGATAAATCATATGATTTAAGCCAATTCAAAGGTAAAAAAGTGAAGCTTACATTTGAGTACATTACTGATGGTGGTTTAGCGTTAAACGGATTTACTCTTGATAATGCATCATTAACAGTAGATGGTAACGTTGTATTCTCTGATGATGCAGAAGGTGCGCCACAATTCAAATTAAATGGTTTCGCAGTATCTAACGGAACAGAAACGAAAAAGCATAATTACTATGTTGAATGGAGAAACTACGCAGGTTCAGATAATGCGTTAAAGTTTGCTCGTGGTCCAGTATATAACACAGGTATGGTTGTATGGTATGCAGATTCAAGCTATACAGATAACTGGGTTGGTGTACATCCAGGATATGGTTTCCTTGGTGTAGTTGATTCTCATCCAGAAGCAATTGCAGGAACTTTAAATGGTAAACCAACATTCAAAAATAGTACACGATTCCAAATCGCTGATGCGGCATTCTCATTTGATAAAACGCCAGCTTGGAAAGTTGTATCTCCAACTCGTGGAACGTTTGTATATGATGGCTTACCAGGAGTACCGAAATTTGATGATTCTAAAACGTATATGAATCAACAAATTCCAGATGCAGGACGTATTTTACCGAAGCTTGGTCTGAAGTTCGAAGTAGTAGGACAAGCTGATGATAATTCTGCAGGAGCTGTACGTTTATATCGCTAA
- a CDS encoding D-alanyl-D-alanine carboxypeptidase family protein: MGNCKKIMVFILGVCVFLLTPMTLYAETEAGTVPVPQGQPPAEGPNVFGQFAVTIDAKTGDVLYDKSAHQRAFPASMTKVLTAILFMEHVKPEEQISFSQLALDQEKSNYQIEFQVGETVNRNTALMILMVLSANDMSYAIAERIGGSVENFANMMNEKAKQLGAKDSHFVTPNGLHDPNHYTTPYDMAMITRGVQKYPEILQAMNTKRTTVTTSAQTVSIFNKSIYFENPYSIGGKTGFTNEARNTLVLLNEKDGNRIINVVMASQRPEIYEDLKQMTDFSFSQFAKQTVLDKNNWHQKTTYLDKDIDCELEKSAELMLKKDEGKNVQTVFRASTVDKESLYHKGIHRGEVVGAVDIKKNNQTIASINVLSKEDVKFVMPKKDTVAPEVKDSNMKTIGIGIGIILLFGLFLYVVIRRNKKGVTSEEK, translated from the coding sequence ATGGGTAATTGTAAGAAAATTATGGTTTTTATTTTGGGAGTTTGTGTGTTTTTATTAACACCTATGACGTTGTATGCTGAGACAGAAGCAGGGACAGTTCCTGTACCACAAGGACAACCACCTGCGGAAGGTCCGAATGTATTTGGACAGTTTGCGGTTACAATTGATGCGAAAACAGGAGATGTGTTGTATGACAAAAGTGCACATCAACGTGCATTTCCAGCTAGTATGACAAAAGTTTTGACAGCGATTTTGTTTATGGAGCATGTGAAGCCTGAGGAGCAAATTTCATTTTCTCAATTGGCATTAGATCAGGAGAAGAGTAATTATCAGATCGAGTTCCAAGTTGGAGAGACTGTGAATCGGAATACAGCACTTATGATTTTAATGGTATTAAGTGCGAATGATATGTCGTATGCGATCGCGGAGCGTATTGGGGGCAGCGTGGAGAATTTTGCGAATATGATGAACGAGAAGGCGAAGCAGTTAGGGGCAAAGGATAGTCATTTTGTAACACCGAATGGTTTACATGATCCAAATCATTATACGACGCCATATGATATGGCGATGATTACGAGAGGTGTTCAAAAGTATCCTGAAATTTTACAGGCAATGAATACGAAAAGAACGACTGTTACGACATCTGCACAAACTGTTTCTATTTTTAATAAATCTATTTATTTTGAAAATCCATATAGTATTGGTGGGAAAACTGGTTTTACAAATGAAGCACGTAATACGCTTGTTTTATTAAATGAAAAAGATGGGAATCGAATTATCAATGTAGTGATGGCTTCACAGAGACCAGAGATTTATGAAGATCTGAAACAGATGACCGATTTTTCTTTTTCGCAATTTGCGAAGCAAACTGTATTAGATAAAAATAATTGGCATCAAAAGACAACGTATTTAGATAAAGATATTGATTGTGAGCTAGAAAAAAGTGCAGAGCTTATGTTGAAGAAGGATGAAGGAAAGAATGTGCAAACTGTTTTTCGAGCATCAACAGTTGATAAGGAATCTTTGTATCATAAAGGGATTCATCGTGGTGAAGTAGTCGGAGCAGTTGATATTAAAAAAAATAATCAAACGATCGCTAGTATTAATGTTCTTTCTAAAGAAGATGTGAAGTTTGTGATGCCGAAAAAAGATACAGTTGCACCTGAAGTGAAGGATTCGAATATGAAAACAATAGGTATTGGAATCGGAATTATTTTGCTATTTGGATTATTCCTGTATGTAGTAATACGACGTAATAAAAAGGGGGTAACATCAGAAGAAAAGTAA